A genomic window from Euleptes europaea isolate rEulEur1 chromosome 9, rEulEur1.hap1, whole genome shotgun sequence includes:
- the LOC130482720 gene encoding mitochondrial import receptor subunit TOM7 homolog codes for MPKLSKEAKQRLQHLFQGGQFAIRWGFIPVVLYLGFKRGADPGMPEPSLLSLLWG; via the coding sequence ATGCCGAAGCTGAGCAAAGAGGCGAAGCAGCGGCTGCAGCATCTCTTCCAAGGCGGCCAGTTCGCTATCCGGTGGGGCTTCATCCCCGTCGTGCTCTATCTAGGCTTTAAGAGAGGTGCAGATCCTGGAATGCCTGAACCATCCCTTTTAAGTTTGCTTTGGGGATGA